The sequence below is a genomic window from Vicinamibacteria bacterium.
CTATCTGGAATCCGGTGTTGCCGCCACCGACGACCAGCGCCGTTCCTTCGGGAAGATCACTCGGACGCCGGTAGCCCGTGCTGTGCATCTGGGCGACGTCCGGCGCGAGATCCGCTGCGAACGCGGGCACATTCGGGACCTGAAACGGGCCGGTCGCAACTACGACCTGGTCGGCCTCGAGAGCACGTGTTCCGAGGTTGAGGGCGAAGCCACCCTCTGCGGGTGCGACTGACTGCACGGGGCTGTTGAGCGCGACGGGCAACTCAAAGGTCGAGGCGTATCCCTCGAGGTAGCTGATGACCTCGTCGCGCCCGGGATAGCCGTTCGGGTCGCCCGGGAACGGGAGGCCGGGAAGGCTGTCGTACCGACGCGGCGTGAACAGAACGAGCGAGTCCCAGCGACTGCGCCACGCGCAGCCAATCGAATCGCTGGCTTCGAGGATCGTGAAGTGCCGGCCCTCTTTCGCCAGGAGGTACCCCATGGCGAGCCCCGCCTGCCCAGCGCCTATCACCGCGACTTCGAATCGATCGTCGGAACCGTTTGCCGTCTGGTCTGTCATGTCGACCTTTCGCTCCTAACTACCGTTGCCCACTCCGGCCGGATGGCCGGTTCGTCAGACATCTCTGCCCAGAGTGCACGTCCGGAAACATCGCTGAGATTCGGGCGTTCGCGACCGAGTCTTGAGCCGAGCGACAGAGGGCAAGAGGGCTCGGACTCGTGGCAAGCGTACATGCGACAACCCCGACCCTTCCGAGGCGGCAGAGCTGACGTCTCCGGGTCTCTTGTGTCAGCCTGCGTGTCAGCCGTGGTCGTCAGGGCAGGCACCCCGGGTCAGCCGACGTCGGCCGAGAACGACAGAACCGTGCACGATGTCCCCTGGGTCACTCCCTGACCGCTCGCGCCACGTCCTTGCCATGCACGAGATCGAGGGGCTCGAGTCCTTCATCCGCTTCCCTCAAACCCGCTGTGTGTATCGTGGTTTTCGACGCTTGTGGCCTGGCGTGCAGCGTGAACCGCGCGTCCTCAGGCTCGCGTCAGTCGTTGGACGCGCATGACTGCGAGGATCAGAATGCACGAACTGCTAGCAAGGGAGGGGACAAGTGGGCTCCATGACCGTCGAAAGCCTCCGAGAGAGCGTGCGCGGCCAGGTGATCGGCCCCGACGACGAGGGTTACGAGGCCGCACGTCGGGTCTTCAATGCGATGATCGATCGTCGCCCGGCGTTCGTCGTGCGGTGCGTCGGCACTGGCGACGTGGTTGGCGCAGTGGGGTTCGCCCGTGAGAACGGGCTCGACCTCGCGATACGGGGAGGTGGCCACAGCGTTCCGGGGTTCGGGACCTCGGACGACGCAGTCGTCATCGATCTGTCGGGCATGCGGGATGTTCAGGTCGACCCGGAGCGCGCGACCGCACGGGCAGAAGGCGGCGCGACATGGGGCGTCTTCAACGACGCGACGCATCCCTACGGCCTGGCGACCACCGGGGGAATCGTCTCGACGACGGGAGTCGGCGGGCTCACCCTTGGAGGCGGCATCGGCTACCTCTCCAGGGGTGTCGGCCTGTCGTGCGACAACCTCCTCAGCGCCGAGGTGGTCACCGCCGACGGGCAGGTTCTGACGGCGAGCGAGGAGGAGAATCAGGATCTCTTCTGGGCCCTTCGCGGTGGGGGCGGAAATTTCGGGGTCGTGACGGCGTTCGAGTTTCGACTGCATCCCGTTAGGGACGTCTACGGGGGCCCGCTCTTCTTCGACCGTGCAGACGCGGGTGCTGTGTTACACGCCTATCGAGACTTCATCCAAGATGCACCGGAGGAGTTCGGAGGGTTCCCTGCCTGGCAGATCGCTCCGCCGCTCCCGTTCATTCCGGAAGAACGGCACGGTGAGACGATGCTCGCATTCGTGGCCTGCTGGGCCGGGCCCGTCGAGGATGGAGAGGATGTGTTGAAGCCGCTTCGCGACGCTGCTCCCGTCGTGGCCGAGCACGTGGGGCCAATGCCCTATCCCGCTCTCAATAGTGCATTCGATGCGCTCTATCCACCCGGCGACCTGCAGCACTACTGGAAGGCCAACTTCGTACAGGAACTCACCGATGAGGCGATCGACGCCCACCTCGAGCACGGCCCAAACGTGCCCGTAGTGAACTCGACCGTGCACATCTACCCGATCAACGGTGCCTGCCATCGGGTCGCGTCCGACGAGACCGCCTTCGCGTACCGCGACGCAACGTTCGCAACGGTCATCGCCGGCATGTGGCCGGATGCGGCCGACAACGAAGCCAACATCAAGTGGGTTCGGGACTACTACGACGCGGTGGCTCCTCTCTCGGAGGAAGGCGGCTACGTGAACTTCATGTCCGGCGACGACCAGGATCGGATCAAGGCGAACTACAAGGGGAACTACGACCGGCTGACCGACGTCAAGCGGAAGTATGACCCCGACAACCTGTTCCACTTGAACCAGAACATCCGGCCGTAGGTCGGTCGTCAGCGGGCCCAGTCTGTCGCGCTGCTCACGTGATCCGCCTCGCCGAACGGCGGCGACGCCAGGGTTCTTCCGGTGGACCCGAGTTCGCCAACCGCCCAAGGGCGCGAGTGACCTAGGAAACGTACAAGGCCGACCCGAGAGGCCGATCCAGGGCGGGCGGGTAGAGTTCCCATACAGAGAGGACGCCCTGGATGAAGAGCAAACGGCAGCAGACGATGGCGAAGGTGACCCGCGAGCGCGAGGTCAAGGAGCGTCGTGCCCGGAAGCTGGAGAAGAAGCACGCAGCGGCTGCGGAGCGGAAGGCGAAAGCGGAAGGCGGCCAGCCCGCAGACGGGGAAACCTGACCGGCCTCGTCGACGAGAAGCCGTGCGCGCGCCAGTCGACCCGCTGAGCGGTTAGGCGCGCTCTTCGATCCTCATCAATCCGACCGAGATGATCGTTCGATAGCTCGCGAATGCGTGGTGCCCCGCCTGCAGCAGATAGTGATCTGCTTCGACCATCCTGCGGTACACGTCGAGCGGTACATTCAGCAGTCGGTCGCATT
It includes:
- a CDS encoding FAD-binding oxidoreductase, with the translated sequence MTVESLRESVRGQVIGPDDEGYEAARRVFNAMIDRRPAFVVRCVGTGDVVGAVGFARENGLDLAIRGGGHSVPGFGTSDDAVVIDLSGMRDVQVDPERATARAEGGATWGVFNDATHPYGLATTGGIVSTTGVGGLTLGGGIGYLSRGVGLSCDNLLSAEVVTADGQVLTASEEENQDLFWALRGGGGNFGVVTAFEFRLHPVRDVYGGPLFFDRADAGAVLHAYRDFIQDAPEEFGGFPAWQIAPPLPFIPEERHGETMLAFVACWAGPVEDGEDVLKPLRDAAPVVAEHVGPMPYPALNSAFDALYPPGDLQHYWKANFVQELTDEAIDAHLEHGPNVPVVNSTVHIYPINGACHRVASDETAFAYRDATFATVIAGMWPDAADNEANIKWVRDYYDAVAPLSEEGGYVNFMSGDDQDRIKANYKGNYDRLTDVKRKYDPDNLFHLNQNIRP